TCTTCTTGTCGGGCACGGGAACGGGCAATGAGATCCTTTTGAGTTTGACGGTAGTTCATTTCGCGCGAGAGAGCGTCGAGTCGCGTCCTTTCACGAGCTTCAACTCTTCGCTCGGCCTGTCGTCGATTGGTCAGCGGCGTTTAGCataaaaaaaagaaaaacaaCAATGAACATACATCACGCAAAGCAATATCCTTATCCATCTGGATTTTCCTCCGCCTAagctcctcctcctcttcatcggTTCGCCCACTTTCCGCCTTGCCTTCCGTCGTCTCAGCTTTTACAAATGAAACCGGCTTATCGTAAGCCTGAGGATCTCTCTCCCCGGGACCATACCGGCTTGGGCCAGCACCTTTCGCTGGTGCCGGGCTCGCGGATTGTGATCCCCACTGCCTCTCCGcttgctgttgctgcttGGCCAGACCGCGATTACCATAACCATACCCACTCGGCGCTTGTCGCTGCCCACCACCCTGACTCTGCATTGCTTTGTacctctccttttcctcctccatcaactttttttccctctctctctttgCTGCATTCTCTCGGAAGACTGCGATCTGACCGAGAACGGCTACGCGTTGCTCTTCAGGAAGGTCACCTTCTTGCAGATCTTGGAGATGAGCTGGGACGACGACTTGTACAGCAGACTGGCCACCGTTGTTACTAGCCGAAGGGCCGTCGGGATGTTGGGCGTTGGGATCTGTGAGAAGAGCGATGATGTGTTGAATCGATTTCCGAGTTGATGCGTCCGCTTCTTCGTCCGACTTTTCGTACTGTCAGCGTGATATATGATAAGTACGGAAAACTTACATCGCTTCGGCCCAAAGTTGATTCGAATTCTTCCAAAAATGCCTGAGTCTTCTCATCCGCTTTCACGATCAGCTTCTTCACTGGTTTCCTGTCTCTTCTACCCTCTGGCGTCATGTCGGGTAATTCGACACCGTTTAAGCATCTGATACAACGCAAGACAACCTCGGGGTTTTCAAACATGGCAAATCCGAATGCTTGAGGCTTGCCGCTCGCACCGATAACTCTTTTAAGCTCATGCAAAGGCCCGCATGCCTAACTAAATGAGTATTTGATCCAAATCAAAGTAATATGGACTTACGTTAAGCAAACTCTCCAAAGTTTCATCTGTTATTCCTGGGGCGATGCCACCGACAAACACCTTTGTAGTCTTTACATCCGGCTTTGGTGTACTAGTAGACATATGTGGTGGCTGCGGCAAACCATGAGGAGTCAATCCCAGACCAGGGTGGGCCGGTCGAGGAGTATAACCCATTGGGGGCGGTCGGAAAGGCATACCTGGAGTCTGCATACCTGACATGGGCACGGGAGACGGCATCATACCTGGAGTTGCTGGAGAGGGTACGCCTGGACCGGAAGGCGGTCGCATACCGGGAAATGGAGGTGGGAAAGGGGGAGCGAAAGGCGGAAAACTAGCAGGCATAGCACCATTAGGAGGCATCtgaggagggaaaggggGAAGGCCATTGCCTGGAAAAGGAGCTGCATTTGGTTAGCCGTATGCTCTTTAGGTTCGACGAAGACTCACGCTGCCCGTTGTACATGCTGAAATGAGGATTCTCGACTTCCGTGACTTGAATTGAGAGAATATAGCCgatagaagaagaagccTTGCACAAAGAAGAACGGTCTAACTTGGGATGGACAATCGAGGTGTTTCGTTACGTAATATATGAACCCGGTAGATTTGTCCATCTTCCgacgaagaggagcagCATTATTTGCACCTCGCTTCATTGCTCTTCGACTGTTCGTCATTTCGTTTGCTACATTTATTTCATTCGAGTAATCCACGTCTGAATCCTCACATTTTTACTCCAATAGATCCTTAAAAATGGCCCAAGGACAATCTTTGCCTTTGAACAACTCCGACTCGCAAGACATTCTGCGACCAGGGACATATCAATCGCTCCTGCCTTTTGTCGACGAGATCCTATTCATCCTCCATGCTCAAACCGTCTCTCCTGAGAAAATATCATCCGCCCAAGCATCCGAACAGGTTGCCCCCAAGGTATCCCCATGCTTCGTCGTGGCTTTAGCCGTGTCATTGACATCGAGAGATTCGACTGACGCTCGTTGAAATAGGCGAAGGAACTCGCGCACGTTCTGGAAAGCATGAAACTCTCAGCCTTGTCTCTCCCTGGTGCTCACCTCTCAATAGAGGAGATCAACAACCTCACAGACGTTttggaaaaagaaggggagAAAAGACGGTCCGTTTAGCATGATACTAGATTGTGCAAGGCAGGCAAAGTTCTGACAAAAGCGAAATAATAGCCAAATACTACGCACATTTGAGCTATTAGACCTACCTGCTGTGGACGACTTTTCTTTGCCTGGGGCTGAAACGAGAGCTATGGGTACCCATGcctttccctctcccaACAAGTGATGAAATTCGCCCTCGGACGAGAAGGAACGAGTGGGTGACAAAAAATTCCTTGGTCGGGGAGTTCTGCACAAACGGTGCTGAATCCGAGCGATGTTACGCTCATAAGGTGAACCATAGTCATTGTTATGACTTAACCCCTGCCAGGGAAATCCAATATGCTGACGTGTAATCGTTTAAAGTAATCATCGACTACGGCGACTGTTGGCAAGTAGTACTGTGGCACACGAGTAGCAAAGGGATAAATTTCAATCCTTTTCTCTCAATCTCTGGTGTAGAAATACGTTTCTATTTGCGCCTATAATTTTATTGTGGCTTTGTCTAAGTAAGTGATGCAGAATTGTTTCGTTCTGTGAACCATGCGGCTGACCTGCTTCACCTTGGACCAGCAGCCCTGTCTGCTGATCCCAATCATTAGTCTTTAGCTATTTGACCTGCATGTAgcttcttttgcttttcACTGGATGGTTGTTGTAAATCTTTGCCTCATTTTTAGGGTTCTGTACGTTTGTGATATCGGAGTGAGCAGTCAACTAGGCTGCACTGGCCTCCAGTCAGTCGCGTCTTCGTGTCTGCTTTTCGTTCGCCGGATGTATTTTGTTTTTTTGCgcttccttcctttttcctttcttccttccttcttcgtctCATT
This DNA window, taken from Cryptococcus gattii WM276 chromosome C, complete sequence, encodes the following:
- a CDS encoding uncharacterized protein (Similar to TIGR gene model, INSD accession AAW42039.1) — protein: MYNGQPPFPGNGLPPFPPQMPPNGAMPASFPPFAPPFPPPFPGMRPPSGPGVPSPATPGMMPSPVPMSGMQTPGMPFRPPPMGYTPRPAHPGLGLTPHGLPQPPHMSTSTPKPDVKTTKVFVGGIAPGITDETLESLLNACGPLHELKRVIGASGKPQAFGFAMFENPEVVLRCIRCLNGVELPDMTPEGRRDRKPVKKLIVKADEKTQAFLEEFESTLGRSDSDEEADASTRKSIQHIIALLTDPNAQHPDGPSASNNGGQSAVQVVVPAHLQDLQEGDLPEEQRVAVLGQIAVFRENAAKREREKKLMEEEKERYKAMQSQGGGQRQAPSGYGYGNRGLAKQQQQAERQWGSQSASPAPAKGAGPSRYGPGERDPQAYDKPVSFVKAETTEGKAESGRTDEEEEELRRRKIQMDKDIALRDAERRVEARERTRLDALSREMNYRQTQKDLIARSRARQEDLYARYDDDDYIERSERERDRRDRPDRERDVRELFYVDRPQWRARRQKFRQNEYQADLRDRQHEEDERQALERESEEFLKKQMAELAALEQSQRAQGLLTEDAAPIKLAINPSTLPPPPPKEEKKHVVAPRPGVQFEGEDDDEESGRKKKGTFVRLDEEEEGDGLSEAEKRARRNARLLEVKKGVPNDRRGIWKFPVEWAAVGETLVQSKIKPFVQEKIKNFLGELDEDLADFVLEHLRDRKGADDLVDGLEPILAEDAESFVFQLWRQLVFESLAFKEGIDTGSMMI
- a CDS encoding uncharacterized protein (Similar to TIGR gene model, INSD accession EAL21631.1), producing the protein MAQGQSLPLNNSDSQDILRPGTYQSLLPFVDEILFILHAQTVSPEKISSAQASEQVAPKAKELAHVLESMKLSALSLPGAHLSIEEINNLTDVLEKEGEKRRQILRTFELLDLPAVDDFSLPGAETRAMGTHAFPSPNK